The DNA sequence ccattaagcgccttcagctggtccagaatgccgctgctcgcctcttgactggtactcgtaagagagagcacataactcctactctggcatcccttcactggctccccattcattttagatttattttctcctcgctgcccatcttcaaagccctcctcaaaactcacttgtattctttggcattcgactcagcatgacttagttttgttcttggttttactgtttggtgctttctaccgcctttattaccgatttgtcttactgtttattgtgcatgttaaattgctccatgtacagcactttgtatgcagcgatggctgtttgaaagtgctctataaatactgttgacttgacttaatattTCTAGTAGTTTTTTTCACTGACCATCTACTTAATATTTAAAATTGTAATATTAAATGGGTAATTTAAGTCATATTCTAGAGAAACGGTACTTGAGTAGTGTTTTTAGTTGGTCTGCACGCCTCTGCAACTGCAAGCGcttcaagaaaataaatggatggtcagattaaatgaattttttgggggtggaatAACGCTCCTGCATTGACAACAGATGTGTATGCTTACCCTTTTAAATGCACAGTGAGAAGTAAAAATAAGCAGTGTTCAGAAAATGACCTACCTAAATATTTCAATGGCACTCCACAGATAGAAAACAAAGAAGACCACCGGCTTATTCTGCATTTCTTCCAAGCAACCAAAAATGACAAAGAGGACGAAATTCCTCCCAAACAACTATTAAAGAGAGCAAGGATTATGTTGAGACAAATGTTCGTATTATTTCCAAAAGATATCACGTCGTCAGACAGACTTGTATAAGATTTGGGGTCACACTTGTCCTGACCAGCCCAAAAGCAGCGTTGAGGACCTCGACGGCTGCCAGGATCTGGCAGAAGAACATGACGCTGGAAATGGTATGAAATGTGTCGTAGAAGGAATCTGAAATATGATGCGAGCAGCGTTAGTGTGGCTATCATGCGAGAAGGGGGAGTGGGGCATGCACACGTAGTCTCACCTAGACCAAACTTTAGGAGGCGAATGGTCATGTTGACAAAGATCCACGAAAAGCCAAGAAACTGCACCAAGTTGTATGTAAACAAAAATCCTGTTTTCAGACTGATGGACcctaaaaggcaaaaaaaaaaaaaagcatcgatCCATGACTATTTGCCACGGTCAAACTTTAGCTAGCTGCAGATGGAGAAACTTTTGTCCACGCTCACCTTTCTCATCAGGCCGCGAAGCTTTTCGTCTGATTTTTCTCTCCTCCTTAACAAAGTACAAGGCAATTTATTCACAGCTAATCGTTTCTCTTTTTCTGTCTTCACAAACTACACTGGAACCCTTACaaatttaatttgttccgtGGCCAAGCTCGTAACATAATTTACTAGCATCACAAAATATcgtttcaaaaatgttgacatttgctAAGTGTGTTATGATGACTGTGTCCATGGCTGACAAAACATTATTCCCTGCGAACTATATCTCCAGCCTCTTATCCACCAGTTAAacttattcagtaccagccaattctagaccttTTTTTACCCTAAATCTTggaaaaattgaagaaaaaaaagtatctgggTTTCAACGTGACATATAATTTTTGGTGTAAAAAATTGCCGCTGTTTCATTTGAACACTCTCAAGATCTTCTGTACTTTAAATGCAACTCTGTAAAAGACAAAGTATTGTAAAACAGTGAAAGGTTATGCCTGTAATTCAtttcattattcttttttttctaccaaaTATCGGAAATGGCATTGgcctacaaaaaaatatatatactgtatatatatatatcaaggtATCCATTGTGGCAGCTCATTGCTCACCTTCTCCTTGATCTCCATCTCGGCGTCCGACTCGTCGAGCCAGCAGTCGAAATCAGGAGCCAAGAAGGGCGGCTTGCGTTCCTGTTTGGTCAACCTTTCCCACCATCCGCAATGTTCTTTCTTCACGCTGATGTTCACCTGACGCTGAGTGGACTGGTAAGCCACCTGTACACATCCCACAAAGTCAGTTAGGAGGCAAGGACATGAACATGAACCTGGACATGGAAGGAGTACCTCAGATGCCTGTGCTTTTACAGGTAAAAGAAACTCCAGGGTGAAGTCGTACAGGTGCTGACCTTTCGCACCATGGCTCTGggctacacacacaaaatatgaaatatgcccccccccccccaaaaaaaaagaggccccGCAACCCAACAAGCATCAGCAACGTAAACACCACACGTAAACACCACAGACGCACAGAAACGTCACCTTGAAAGTGAAGGATGTTTTCATGCACGTGGACGTCAATGTTCTGCAATGAGAAAAAGCAAGTTTAGGCCCATTCATACGAagatataataatacattttattagtgGGCGCATTTCTAataactcaaggacaccttacaacaagcagttaaaaaacaGATATGAGCAACTTGAGCCATCTACCTGTGACGTAATGGTTACGTTTACGGACTCCCTCAAGTCCGTACTGCTGTAGTAACTATTTATCCCCGGCTTCAGTTTTCTGACTCGAAAAACATCAATGGCGGTTATAAGTTTACCTGAGCGTCAGTCAGCTCCACGCGAAGGAAGATTTCCTCGTAGCGTTGAGCCCAGTAAACAAGAGGCGTCAATGTCATTATTGTTTTCTATTAGTCAAATTGTTctaaatcaaacaaaagacaaGACGATGTCTCCGTTCCAAGTTTAGCAAGCGGCCAGAACATACCACAAACGGGCGCGTTCTCGCGCTGTCGTCTCGGCGACGTGCGTGAACGCGAGAGAGCAACGCTACATCCTCCtccactgtgattggctggctcgTTCTACTAGATTCCCGATTGGCCGTGGTGGTTTATTTGCGGAAGTTGAAACGATGGGAAAGGATCTATAAACGTAGCCTACAAACCGTTTTGGAAAACATAAAGAAGGGTAAGGAGTGTTTCACCTTCGTTAGTCTGTCAATATGCAGACGGATGAAGATGATTCTCAGCCTCCAAGCGACTTGGTGAAGACAACCGGGACATTTTGTGTGCTCGTTGGAGTGACCGGGAGTGTAGCTGCCCTCAAACTTCCTGTTTTGGTCTCTGAACTTCTTCATTTCCCCggggtgagttttttttaactagtaAAGTTCTTTGAGTTCTTTGGGTACGGACAGAGTCTAATCACCATAGCAACATGAACAAAGTCACGTATGAAAGCAGGAGACTTTTTT is a window from the Hippocampus zosterae strain Florida chromosome 3, ASM2543408v3, whole genome shotgun sequence genome containing:
- the hacd3 gene encoding very-long-chain (3R)-3-hydroxyacyl-CoA dehydratase is translated as MTLTPLVYWAQRYEEIFLRVELTDAQNIDVHVHENILHFQAQSHGAKGQHLYDFTLEFLLPVKAQASEVAYQSTQRQVNISVKKEHCGWWERLTKQERKPPFLAPDFDCWLDESDAEMEIKEKEERKIRRKASRPDEKGSISLKTGFLFTYNLVQFLGFSWIFVNMTIRLLKFGLDSFYDTFHTISSVMFFCQILAAVEVLNAAFGLVRTSVTPNLIQLFGRNFVLFVIFGCLEEMQNKPVVFFVFYLWSAIEIFRYPFYMLGCFNTEWKILTWLRYSLWMPLYPLGALAEAVAVAQSIPIFDKTNLFSIPLPRALGTSLSFSNVLRVHLVLMFLGLFFNFRHLYKQRQRRFRVTKRKAH